AGCTCGGACCCGGCCTCGTTGGTCACCGCCAGGGTGGGCCTGCCGTCGGCTCTGGCGGTCTCGACGAAGCGGACGATGTCGGGCGAGGAGCCGGACTGGGAGATCGCCACCACCGAGTGGTGGCGCAGCTCGAGGCGCCGGCCGTAGACGCTGACCAGGCTGGGCGTGGCGAGCGCGACCGGCAGCCCGTGCCGCAGCCCCCAGAGGTACTGCGCGTAGCGGGCGGCGTTGTCGGAGGTGCCGCGAGCGACGATCACGACCCCCGCCGTGCCCGGCCCGCGGACCACGGCGGCCAGCTCGTCGAGGAGCGGCCACGCCTGGGTGAGCAGCCGGGCCGCCGCCTCGGGTTGCTCGTGCATCTCGTCCTCGAGCCGGGTCATCCGGCTGCTCCCACGAGGTCGGCTTCCACGGGGATGCCTCCGAGGAGGGTCTGCACGACCGTCAGGTCCTCGGCGTCGAGCACGACCACGTCCGCACGCGCCGAAGGACGGAGCCGCCCGATGTCGTCCCGACCGAGCAGCCGGGCCGGGGCCTCGGTCACCGCGACCAGTGCCTCGACGGGATCGGCGCCCAGCGCGCAGGCGTTGCGGACGGCGGCGTCCAGGGTGAGCGCGGACCCGGCGAGGGCCCCCTGCCCGTTGCGCACGGCGCCGCCACGCACCTCGACCGGGAGGCCGGCCAGCGCGTAGGTGCCGTCGTCGAGAGCAGCCGCCGCGGTGGCGTCGGTCACCATCACCACCCGGCCGCGACCGGCGGCCCAGGCGACCCGGACGGCGTCGTCGGCGAGGTGGTGCCCGTCGATGACCAGCTGGAGGACCACGTCGGGCCGGGCCAGCGCCGCCCCGGGCAGGCCGGGCTCGCGGTGGTGCAGCGGGCTCATCGCGTTGAAGAGGTGGGTGACGGTGCGCGCCCCGGCGGCGAAGCCGGCGTGCGCCTGGGCCGCGGTCGCATCGGAGTGGCCGAGCGAGACCAGGACCCCGGCGGCGCTCAGGTCACGGACCAGGTCCAGGGCGCCGGGCAGCTCGGGGGCCAGCGTGACCGCGACGACCGGGGCCCGGTCCCGCCACCGCCGCAGCAGCTCGGGGTCGGGATCGCGCCGGTGCTCCGCGGCGTGGGTGCCGAGCCGGCGCGCGGAGAGGAACGGCCCCTCCAGGTGCACCCCGAGGGGCCGGGAGCCGGCCGGGTCGCCGGGACCGGCGAGGACCCCGGCCAGCACGTCGAGCGCCCGGTCGGTCTCGGCCGGGGAGGCGGTGATCAAGGTGGGCAGCCAGGACGTGACCCCGTGGGCGGCCAGGCGCCGTGAGACGTGGGCGATCCCGTCCTCGTCGGCGCCCATCACGTCGACCCCGGCGAAGCCGTTGACCTGCAGGTCCACGAAGCCGGGCGCCGCGAGACGCCCCCCGGCCGCCGGAGCGAGCCCGACCCTGGTGATCTCGTCGTCCTCGATCTCCACGTCACCGGGCGTCAGGACCCCCTCGACGAGGGCGGCCGACACCCCGAGTCTTCTGGTCGTCATCAGTGCACCTTCCTCGTCGAGACCCGGAGCGCACCGGGTCCTTGTGCCGCCGGCTCCGGGAGACGCAGGGGGTGGTCCCCCGGACTGATCCGGCCGAGCACGCGGGACACCGGGGCGCCGGTGGCCGGGGACGCCCCGGCGACGCCGTGCCACGTCAGGAACCCCAGGACGGCCCACATCACGCCTTCCTTGGCGTGGGCGGGCAGGCCGAGGTCGTCGCTGGGACGCACTCGCGCGGGCCCGAGATGCCGCACGAGCGCGTC
The DNA window shown above is from Nocardioides mesophilus and carries:
- the nagA gene encoding N-acetylglucosamine-6-phosphate deacetylase, with the protein product MTTRRLGVSAALVEGVLTPGDVEIEDDEITRVGLAPAAGGRLAAPGFVDLQVNGFAGVDVMGADEDGIAHVSRRLAAHGVTSWLPTLITASPAETDRALDVLAGVLAGPGDPAGSRPLGVHLEGPFLSARRLGTHAAEHRRDPDPELLRRWRDRAPVVAVTLAPELPGALDLVRDLSAAGVLVSLGHSDATAAQAHAGFAAGARTVTHLFNAMSPLHHREPGLPGAALARPDVVLQLVIDGHHLADDAVRVAWAAGRGRVVMVTDATAAAALDDGTYALAGLPVEVRGGAVRNGQGALAGSALTLDAAVRNACALGADPVEALVAVTEAPARLLGRDDIGRLRPSARADVVVLDAEDLTVVQTLLGGIPVEADLVGAAG